From Thermosipho africanus Ob7:
AAAGGATTTTCTTTTGAAATGACTCTTCTAATAAAGCTTGCTACCACTTCATAGAATGGGTACCCAAAAAAGATAGTTAGGTATACCATATCATTTTCTAATGATACTGCCGAAGAAAGAAGTATAAACCCTGTAATTAATATTCCGCTTTCTCCCATGAAAAGTTTTCCAAAAAAGTTGAAGATGTATATTGGAAGGTAAGAAAGTGCAAGTTCAAATTGAGAAAGCATTGAAAGGTATATTATTGACACACCGGTTGAAAGGCCATTAAGCCCGTCTATCATATTAAGTCCGTTAAAAAATGCAACTATCCAAAGTGTTGCAAAAATATCTGTGAATATATTATGTATTCCAAATAGTGTTAACTTGTATCTATACACTATATATATAGCTATAACTATTTCAAATACAAACTTTTGTTTGTATGAAAGCTTGAACATGTCATCTAGCATTCCAAAAAGCAGGAGAGAAAAAAGCACTAAAAAGGGATAATCGAAAAAGAAAAGGAGAATTGTAAATAATATAACTCCACCTACTTGAGGTGTAGGTTTGTGGTGGTTTTTTCTCTCTGTAGGATAGTCAAGCAATATATTATACTTTTTTGAAATGTAGTATATCACGAGTGTTATAAGAAAATATGCAAGTAGTTTCAAATTTTCACCATCTTAGTATAGATAAAGAAATTAAGAGATTAATTGCCGAAAAGACTCCAACAATCTTTTCTTCTTTCCACCCCAAAAGTTCAAAGTGGTGATGTATGGGCGACATTTTAAATACCCTCTTTTTGAATACTTTAAAAGAAAATACCTGGATTATAACACTAAGTGTTTCTACTATAAAGATAGATGAGGAAAATACAAGTTGTGTTTCTATGTTATAATACATTGCATATGTTGCAAGAAATGCACCGAGTGCAAGTGAGCCTGTATCACCCATAAATATAGATGCAGGGCGTGAGTTAAAGAGTAAAAACGCAAGAACGGAAGATATTATGATAAGCACGCTGTAGTCTTTGATAAAGACCATGAGCGGAACCATCG
This genomic window contains:
- a CDS encoding glycosyltransferase family 4 protein; this translates as MKLLAYFLITLVIYYISKKYNILLDYPTERKNHHKPTPQVGGVILFTILLFFFDYPFLVLFSLLLFGMLDDMFKLSYKQKFVFEIVIAIYIVYRYKLTLFGIHNIFTDIFATLWIVAFFNGLNMIDGLNGLSTGVSIIYLSMLSQFELALSYLPIYIFNFFGKLFMGESGILITGFILLSSAVSLENDMVYLTIFFGYPFYEVVASFIRRVISKENPFLADRKHLHHIFPQKMGNLFLPFSYLLTFLFASLPKSYMSILYYLSISIILFLIHFSLIKKLNN